The following are encoded together in the Cicer arietinum cultivar CDC Frontier isolate Library 1 chromosome 2, Cicar.CDCFrontier_v2.0, whole genome shotgun sequence genome:
- the LOC101497252 gene encoding HMG-Y-related protein A-like, translating into MATQEVNKPQSLPPYPEMIMKALEALHEPNGSNKSSITNYIESTYGELPEGHSNLVSHHLNQLKESGELVFSKNNYMKPDPNAPPKRGRGRPPKPKDPLAPLATTVLSPPRPRGRPPKDPNASPKPKVSSGSGRPRGRPKKIARTEDSVSVSASASASGASSVADVGVSGGTSVAAVPVAPSGKPRGRPPKVKPQMTEVSVES; encoded by the exons ATGGCTACTCAGGAGGTTAATAAACCTCAATCACTTCCTCCATACCCTGAG ATGATAATGAAAGCACTTGAAGCACTTCATGAACCAAACGGATCAAACAAATCATCAATAACAAACTACATAGAATCAACCTATGGTGAATTACCAGAAGGCCATTCAAATCTCGTTTCACATCATCTAAACCAATTGAAAGAAAGTGGTGAGCTTGTGTTTTCGAAGAACAACTACATGAAACCTGATCCAAACGCACCACCAAAGAGAGGACGTGGAAGACCCCCTAAACCTAAAGATCCATTGGCCCCACTTGCCACAACTGTTTTGTCCCCACCAAGACCTAGAGGTCGTCCTCCAAAGGACCCTAATGCATCACCTAAACCTAAGGTTTCTTCTGGAAGTGGTAGGCCAAGAGGTAGACCTAAGAAGATTGCAAGGACTGAGGATTCTGTTTCTGTTTCAGCTTCAGCTTCAGCTTCAGGTGCTTCTTCTGTTGCTGATGTTGGTGTTTCAGGTGGTACTTCTGTTGCTGCTGTTCCTGTTGCTCCAAGTGGGAAACCAAGAGGTAGGCCTCCTAAGGTGAAACCTCAAATGACAGAAGTCAGTGTTGAATCATAA